The Erigeron canadensis isolate Cc75 chromosome 4, C_canadensis_v1, whole genome shotgun sequence genome window below encodes:
- the LOC122595496 gene encoding multiple organellar RNA editing factor 8, chloroplastic/mitochondrial-like, which translates to MSSRILLRSLITTVNQTLTHRLSTTSTTILRLRPLIAAATNFRHASLVATGTRSFSTRQTKSSLKDSNNTAWSNKPPKETILLDGCDFEHWLVVVEKPEGEPSRDEIIDSYINTLAKVVGTYDEARMKIYSVSTRCYYAFGALVSEEDSYKLKELPGVRWVLPDSYLDVKNKDYGGEPFIDGKAVPYEPKYHEEWMRNNARANERNKRNDRPRNFDRSRNFERRRENVQQKKRLPPAGLVASDGLRYYGGEGDGMGGPPNTGVGQPTWCAPGSSYDGDIGGAVPLPNNMGGGMPPSNMDGGMPNSAPNYQQPPNMGLEMPNNAPNQQQQQPSYAQNYGSAPYQSGPGQSSFAPNVGGRLPCEPQDMPGRDMPTPPNYSQNYQ; encoded by the exons ATGTCATCTCGCATTCTCCTCCGCTCTCTAATCACCACCGTCAACCAAACCCTAACTCACCGTCTTTCCACCACATCTACCACCATCCTCCGTCTCCGTCCACTCATCGCCGCCGCTACAAATTTCCGCCATGCCTCACTCGTGGCCACTGGGACCCGATCCTTTTCCACGCGGCAGACCAAATCATCACTCAAGGACTCGAACAATACTGCTTGGTCAAATAAGCCCCCAAAAGAAACAATATTGCTTGATGGATGTGATTTTGAACACTGGCTTGTTGTTGTTGAGAAACCTGAAGGTGAACCTTCCAGAGATGAGATTATTGATTCTTATATCAATACTCTAGCCAAAGTTGTTGGCAC CTATGATGAAGCAAGGATGAAAATATATTCGGTCTCCACTAGATGCTATTATGCTTTTGGAGCTCTTGTATCTGAAGAAGACTCCTACAAGCTAAAAG AGTTACCGGGTGTTCGTTGGGTGCTGCCTGATTCGTATTTGGATGTCAAGAACAAAGATTATGGAG GTGAACCGTTTATTGATGGGAAAGCTGTTCCATATGAGCCTAAGTACCATGAGGAGTGGATGAGAAACAATGCTCGGGCAAACGAGAGGAATAAACGAAATGACAGGCCTCGCAACTTTGATAGGTCAAGAAACTTTGAGAGGAGAAGAGAAAATGTGCAGCAGAAGAAGCGTTTACCACCTGCTGGCTTGGTAGCATCTGATGGACTACGTTACTATGGAGGTGAAGGTGATGGCATGGGAGGTCCACCCAATACTGGTGTTGGTCAGCCTACTTGGTGTGCTCCTGGTTCGAGCTACGATGGAGACATAGGCGGTGCTGTGCCCCTGCCAAACAACATGGGCGGTGGGATGCCCCCATCAAATATGGATGGAGGGATGCCTAATAGTGCTCCCAATTACCAACAGCCGCCAAACATGGGATTAGAGATGCCCAATAATGCTCCcaaccagcagcagcagcagccaaGTTATGCACAAAACTATGGAAGTGCGCCTTATCAGTCTGGACCGGGGCAAAGCAGTTTTGCACCAAATGTAGGTGGTAGACTTCCTTGCGAACCTCAGGATATGCCAGGAAGAGACATGCCAACTCCACCAAACTACTCACAGAACTATCAGTGA